The Deltaproteobacteria bacterium genome includes a region encoding these proteins:
- a CDS encoding AAA family ATPase, with the protein MKIAVSGKGGVGKTTFASFLIRALADEGRKVLAIDADPDANLAQALGIKNSDEIVPISQMKELIEERTEAKVGTMGSFFKLNPKVSDLPEKLSIEIDGVKVMVMGGVKTGGAGCICPESALLKRLIGHIVLSRDEAVVLDMEAGLEHLGRGTAMNVDRLIVVVEPGRRSIETAQQVRRLAGDIGIGKLNFVGNKIRSEKDKEFLLKEMPDFEFLGFMPYRDEIIEADLNGRPPYEKDRESLEIVKTMLDKIRD; encoded by the coding sequence ATGAAGATTGCGGTGAGCGGAAAAGGGGGCGTCGGGAAGACGACCTTTGCCTCTTTTCTCATCAGGGCACTGGCCGATGAAGGGAGAAAGGTATTGGCGATCGATGCCGACCCGGACGCCAACCTGGCCCAGGCACTGGGTATCAAGAACAGCGATGAAATTGTCCCCATTTCTCAGATGAAGGAGCTGATCGAAGAGAGGACCGAGGCCAAGGTGGGGACCATGGGATCTTTTTTTAAGCTGAATCCCAAGGTCAGCGATTTGCCCGAGAAGCTCTCCATCGAGATAGACGGGGTCAAGGTCATGGTCATGGGCGGCGTGAAAACCGGGGGCGCCGGGTGCATTTGCCCGGAAAGTGCACTTCTCAAGAGGCTCATCGGCCATATCGTGCTGTCGCGGGACGAGGCGGTGGTCCTGGACATGGAGGCGGGTCTCGAGCATCTGGGAAGAGGGACGGCCATGAACGTGGACAGACTCATCGTGGTCGTGGAGCCTGGGCGGCGGAGTATCGAGACGGCCCAGCAGGTGCGGAGACTGGCCGGCGATATCGGCATCGGAAAGCTGAACTTTGTCGGGAACAAGATCCGATCGGAAAAGGACAAGGAATTCCTTTTGAAAGAAATGCCCGATTTTGAATTTCTGGGCTTCATGCCGTATCGCGATGAGATCATCGAAGCCGACCTGAATGGACGGCCCCCTTACGAGAAAGACAGGGAAAGTCTGGAGATCGTCAAGACGATGCTCGACAAGATCAGGGATTGA
- a CDS encoding HU family DNA-binding protein: protein MNKGDLVNEVAKVTSSKKEAQAAVDCVFSSITNALKKKQKVTLIGFGTFRVDKRKARKGINPRTREPIKIKAKRVPKFVPGKALKDAV, encoded by the coding sequence ATGAACAAGGGGGATTTAGTCAATGAGGTGGCCAAGGTTACCAGCAGCAAGAAGGAGGCCCAGGCAGCAGTAGATTGTGTCTTTTCAAGTATCACCAATGCCCTGAAAAAGAAACAGAAAGTGACGCTGATCGGGTTCGGGACCTTCAGGGTAGACAAGCGAAAGGCGAGAAAAGGCATCAACCCTCGGACCAGAGAGCCCATCAAGATCAAGGCAAAAAGGGTGCCCAAATTCGTACCGGGCAAGGCCCTGAAAGATGCGGTGTAG
- the rlmKL gene encoding bifunctional 23S rRNA (guanine(2069)-N(7))-methyltransferase RlmK/23S rRNA (guanine(2445)-N(2))-methyltransferase RlmL, which produces MNAFYTFFAVAPKGIEPLLVDELKGLGADGVKASRSGAFFQGDLETGYRACLWLRTANRVLLPLARFQAETPEALYDGVRNIPWGEHLEPDGSLAVDLSSSLSQIHHSRYGALKAKDAVVDQFREQFGIRPSVDLSRPDIRLNVYLLRDEAVLSIDLSGESLHKRGYRNEGGAAPLKENLAAAILMRAGWPEIAARGGGLMDPMTGSGTLPIEAALMAADVAPGLLRDYFGFLKWKGHQPGIWERLVDEARERRAAGLRKLPPLVGYDADPKAVKSALANVENAGLRGAVHVEKKDLAVLVPHPAMKKTPGLVVINPPYGERLGEITELRSLYKALGTRLKTHFSGWRVSLLTGNVELGKEMGLRAEKKYSLYNGPLECKLLNFRVEPEWFVNTEHRMLRQVTAKSRMPPGPGAEMFANRMRKNLKRLGKRFRKENITCFRVYDQDLPEYAVAVDIYGKWVHVQEYRAPDTVDPEKAEARLGRVLAVVPEVLGVPEGNVFLKVRRRQRGKAQYSRQENHGVFHEVEENDCRFLVNFTDYIDTGLFLDQRKTRALIRELAGSRRFLNLFCYTGTATVYAAKGGAKSTTSVDTSRVYLDWARRNLALNNIGSDRHFFDQADVSTWLSREKGAYGLIFLDPPTFSNSKGRQPVLDVQKDHVNLIRSAARILQHDGIILFSTNYQKFKMDVEGLKGFRMEDLSKATLPPDFEKRARMHHCWKITKMERF; this is translated from the coding sequence ATGAATGCATTTTATACATTTTTTGCCGTTGCCCCCAAAGGGATAGAGCCCCTCCTTGTGGATGAACTCAAGGGCCTCGGGGCGGACGGGGTAAAGGCCTCGCGATCCGGCGCCTTTTTCCAGGGAGACCTGGAGACAGGTTATCGGGCCTGCCTGTGGCTGCGCACCGCCAACCGGGTGCTCCTGCCGCTCGCGCGGTTTCAGGCCGAGACCCCGGAGGCCTTGTACGACGGGGTGCGAAATATCCCCTGGGGTGAACATCTCGAACCGGACGGCTCCCTTGCCGTGGATTTGAGCTCATCCCTCTCCCAGATTCATCACAGCCGTTACGGGGCGTTGAAGGCAAAGGACGCCGTGGTGGATCAGTTCCGGGAGCAGTTCGGAATACGGCCGTCGGTGGACCTCTCCAGGCCCGATATCCGGCTGAATGTCTATTTATTGAGGGATGAGGCCGTCCTGAGCATCGATCTCTCAGGAGAGAGCCTGCACAAACGGGGATACCGGAATGAGGGGGGGGCGGCGCCCCTTAAAGAGAATCTGGCGGCCGCCATCCTCATGCGCGCCGGATGGCCGGAAATCGCGGCAAGGGGCGGAGGCCTGATGGATCCGATGACCGGTTCCGGAACCCTCCCGATCGAGGCGGCCCTGATGGCTGCGGATGTGGCCCCCGGTCTTCTGAGGGATTACTTCGGCTTCTTGAAGTGGAAGGGGCACCAGCCCGGGATCTGGGAAAGACTCGTTGACGAGGCCCGGGAAAGAAGGGCCGCTGGCCTTAGGAAACTCCCCCCCCTGGTGGGATACGATGCCGATCCAAAGGCCGTAAAGAGCGCTCTCGCCAATGTGGAAAACGCCGGGTTGCGGGGTGCCGTTCATGTGGAAAAAAAGGATCTTGCCGTCCTGGTTCCGCACCCCGCCATGAAAAAAACGCCGGGGCTGGTGGTCATCAACCCTCCCTATGGAGAGCGGCTCGGAGAGATCACTGAATTGAGGTCGCTCTATAAAGCCCTCGGCACGCGTCTCAAGACCCATTTCAGCGGCTGGCGGGTCAGCCTGTTGACCGGGAATGTGGAATTGGGAAAGGAGATGGGGCTGAGGGCGGAAAAGAAGTATTCCCTGTACAACGGGCCGCTTGAATGCAAGCTCCTCAATTTCCGTGTCGAACCGGAGTGGTTTGTGAATACGGAACATCGCATGCTCCGGCAGGTGACTGCCAAATCCCGGATGCCGCCGGGCCCGGGCGCGGAGATGTTCGCCAACCGGATGCGAAAGAATCTGAAGCGGCTGGGGAAGCGGTTCAGAAAGGAAAACATCACCTGTTTCAGGGTGTACGATCAGGATCTCCCCGAGTATGCGGTTGCCGTGGACATCTACGGAAAATGGGTGCACGTCCAGGAGTATAGAGCCCCTGACACGGTGGACCCTGAAAAGGCCGAGGCCCGGCTGGGCCGGGTGCTGGCCGTGGTCCCGGAGGTTCTTGGGGTCCCCGAAGGAAATGTCTTCCTCAAGGTGCGGCGCCGGCAGAGAGGCAAGGCCCAGTATTCCAGACAGGAAAATCACGGGGTCTTCCACGAGGTGGAAGAAAACGATTGCCGGTTTCTGGTTAATTTTACCGACTACATCGACACCGGCCTCTTCCTGGACCAGCGGAAGACCCGCGCCCTGATCAGGGAACTGGCAGGGAGCAGGCGATTCCTCAATCTGTTCTGCTATACCGGAACGGCAACCGTCTATGCAGCCAAGGGGGGCGCAAAGTCCACGACATCGGTGGATACCTCGAGGGTGTATCTGGACTGGGCACGGCGGAACCTGGCCCTGAACAACATCGGGTCGGACCGGCATTTTTTTGATCAGGCCGATGTCTCGACCTGGCTCAGCCGTGAAAAAGGCGCCTATGGTCTCATTTTTTTGGATCCGCCGACCTTCTCGAATTCAAAGGGACGACAGCCTGTTCTGGATGTGCAGAAGGATCATGTGAATCTGATCCGGTCTGCGGCAAGAATTCTGCAACACGACGGGATTATCCTCTTTTCCACCAACTACCAAAAATTCAAGATGGATGTGGAGGGGCTGAAAGGATTCAGGATGGAAGACCTTTCAAAGGCCACGCTGCCGCCGGATTTCGAAAAACGGGCCAGGATGCACCATTGCTGGAAAATCACAAAAATGGAAAGATTTTAG
- a CDS encoding carbon-nitrogen hydrolase produces the protein MNIGFVQFAPVLGDAGATMEKLDRLLYGSERADMIVLPELCNSGYHFADRDQAWDTSEEVEQSPFITYLTSKCKEADLFIVSGFNERSGNHLYNSAVLVGPEGYVGRYRKAHLFMNEKDYFLPGDEGLPVFDTGKFRIGMLVCFDWIFPEVWRILALKGADIICHPSNLVLPGLAQRAIPLHAMTNRVYIVTANRIGTERDLTFTGHSVIADPKGEVLIEGSGTGEEKSIIEIDPALAREKRITPRNHLFEDRRPELYQELVQ, from the coding sequence ATGAATATCGGATTCGTACAGTTTGCCCCGGTCCTCGGCGACGCCGGCGCCACCATGGAGAAACTGGACCGTCTCCTCTACGGTTCAGAGAGGGCGGATATGATCGTTCTCCCCGAACTCTGCAACTCGGGGTATCATTTTGCAGATCGGGATCAGGCCTGGGACACCTCCGAAGAGGTGGAACAGAGCCCTTTCATCACCTATCTGACATCCAAATGCAAAGAGGCCGATCTTTTCATTGTGTCGGGATTTAATGAAAGATCAGGGAATCATCTCTACAACTCTGCCGTGCTGGTGGGGCCTGAGGGCTATGTGGGGAGATATCGGAAGGCCCATCTCTTCATGAATGAAAAAGACTATTTTCTTCCTGGTGACGAAGGGCTTCCGGTATTTGATACAGGGAAGTTCCGGATCGGAATGCTCGTCTGTTTTGACTGGATCTTCCCGGAGGTATGGCGGATTCTGGCCCTGAAAGGGGCTGACATCATCTGCCATCCCTCCAACCTGGTGCTGCCGGGATTGGCGCAGAGAGCGATCCCGCTCCATGCCATGACCAACCGGGTCTACATTGTCACTGCCAACCGGATCGGCACGGAAAGGGACCTCACATTCACGGGACATTCGGTGATTGCCGATCCCAAAGGAGAGGTTCTGATAGAGGGATCAGGGACAGGGGAAGAGAAATCAATCATCGAGATCGATCCTGCCCTGGCCAGAGAAAAGAGGATCACCCCCAGGAACCACCTCTTTGAAGACAGACGGCCTGAGCTGTATCAGGAACTGGTTCAATAG
- a CDS encoding aspartate aminotransferase family protein: MEGQNTTDATQTILGDYRQYIFPAVTPFYGDHPLIVDRAKGSVIWDTEGNCYLDFFGGVLTVSVGHCNEEVTERTIRQMRRVQHTSTLYINEAMVRVARKIADLTPGRLQKCLFTNSGSEANETAIMAARMYTGNREVITLRHAYAGRTMTTMSLSGHGAWRLGGVFDSHIRHVRAPYTYRAPVGLDEKGLVDLCVQDLEETLATTTDGRIAAFMAEPIQGVGGFIVMPRDYFKQILPLVREAGGVFICDEVQTGWGRTGKYFCGIEHWGVDPDIITFAKGTANGSPIGVTIATPEIADAVKGLTFATFGGNPVTMTAALATIDYIERHRLTENAEVQGRRLRDCLNALRMKHSFVGDVRGMGLMQAMEIVESRCSGSKRPDPVRTVDLINAARKNGLLVGKGGLCNNVIRIAPHLTVTQEEMADGCSRLSRALADIDS; this comes from the coding sequence ATGGAAGGACAAAATACCACGGATGCCACCCAAACAATCCTCGGTGATTACCGGCAGTATATCTTTCCCGCCGTCACCCCCTTTTACGGGGATCACCCCCTGATCGTGGACCGGGCCAAGGGCAGCGTCATCTGGGACACCGAAGGCAATTGCTATCTGGATTTTTTCGGCGGCGTACTCACGGTCTCGGTGGGACACTGCAATGAGGAGGTGACCGAGCGCACCATCCGGCAGATGAGAAGGGTCCAGCATACCTCCACCCTCTATATCAATGAGGCGATGGTCCGGGTCGCGCGCAAGATTGCCGATCTGACGCCGGGGAGGCTTCAGAAGTGCCTGTTTACCAACAGCGGCAGCGAGGCCAATGAGACCGCCATCATGGCCGCCAGGATGTACACCGGCAACAGAGAGGTGATTACCCTCAGGCACGCCTATGCAGGCCGCACCATGACCACCATGAGTCTTAGCGGACACGGCGCATGGCGTTTGGGCGGGGTCTTTGACAGCCATATCCGGCATGTGCGCGCCCCTTACACCTACCGGGCCCCGGTGGGACTGGATGAGAAGGGACTTGTGGATCTCTGCGTGCAGGATCTGGAGGAGACACTGGCCACCACCACCGACGGCAGGATCGCCGCATTCATGGCCGAGCCCATACAGGGCGTGGGCGGGTTCATCGTCATGCCCCGGGACTATTTCAAACAGATCCTCCCCCTGGTGCGGGAGGCGGGGGGCGTTTTCATCTGCGACGAGGTCCAGACCGGATGGGGCCGGACCGGAAAATACTTCTGCGGCATTGAACACTGGGGGGTCGATCCGGACATCATCACCTTTGCCAAGGGAACGGCCAACGGGTCCCCCATCGGCGTCACCATTGCCACGCCCGAAATCGCTGATGCGGTAAAGGGGCTTACCTTCGCCACCTTCGGGGGGAATCCCGTGACCATGACGGCCGCACTCGCCACCATCGATTATATCGAAAGGCATCGTCTCACTGAAAATGCCGAGGTTCAGGGCCGGCGTCTTCGAGACTGTCTGAACGCCCTCCGGATGAAACATTCTTTTGTGGGGGATGTCCGCGGGATGGGCCTTATGCAGGCCATGGAGATCGTTGAATCCCGCTGCAGCGGGAGCAAACGGCCGGACCCGGTCCGGACCGTTGACCTCATTAATGCCGCCCGCAAAAACGGTCTCCTTGTCGGAAAAGGGGGGCTCTGTAACAACGTCATCCGGATCGCGCCGCACCTGACGGTCACACAGGAAGAGATGGCGGATGGGTGCAGCCGGCTGTCCCGGGCCCTTGCGGACATCGATTCTTAA
- the arfB gene encoding aminoacyl-tRNA hydrolase, producing MIQITEDIAIDEKEIQEAFIRASGPGGQNVNKVATAVQLRFDAANSPSLSQDVRRRLAVVAGKRMTDAGVLIIQARRFRTQEQNRQDALERLIRLIQEAALPPKRRRKTAPTLASRERRLTSKRRRAQTKKIRQDTPKSEE from the coding sequence ATGATTCAGATAACAGAAGATATCGCCATTGACGAAAAGGAGATCCAGGAGGCCTTTATCCGGGCCTCGGGCCCGGGGGGGCAGAATGTCAACAAAGTCGCCACCGCGGTTCAACTCCGGTTTGATGCGGCCAATTCCCCTTCGCTTTCCCAAGATGTTCGCAGGCGTCTCGCTGTGGTGGCGGGAAAACGGATGACGGATGCCGGGGTCCTGATCATTCAGGCCCGTCGATTTCGGACCCAGGAGCAGAACCGTCAGGATGCCCTGGAGCGATTGATCCGCCTCATCCAGGAGGCGGCCCTCCCCCCAAAACGCCGGCGAAAGACCGCACCGACCCTCGCCTCGAGGGAGCGCCGGCTGACTTCAAAACGCCGCCGGGCCCAGACCAAAAAGATCCGTCAGGACACGCCGAAATCCGAGGAGTAA
- a CDS encoding gamma carbonic anhydrase family protein produces MIRGFNNKTPGIAASAFISEAAYIVGDVEIGEDSNVFPGAVIRGDFGRISIGRNTSVEDNCVIHSGTPSPALGDVEIGDRVLIGHGAVLNCRKIGNNVLIGMNATILHDAEIGDFCIIGAGCLVGQGMKIPNRSFVVGVPGKIKGAPTEQQLWWVQEGYKEYAELARQYREEGL; encoded by the coding sequence ATGATAAGAGGCTTTAACAACAAGACGCCCGGGATTGCGGCATCCGCGTTTATCAGCGAGGCCGCCTATATCGTGGGCGATGTGGAGATCGGAGAAGACTCCAACGTCTTCCCGGGAGCGGTGATACGAGGCGATTTCGGGAGGATTTCGATCGGCCGGAACACCTCTGTTGAAGATAACTGCGTGATTCATTCGGGCACCCCCTCCCCTGCCCTGGGCGACGTGGAGATCGGCGACAGGGTTCTTATCGGTCACGGCGCTGTCCTGAACTGCCGGAAAATCGGGAACAACGTCCTCATCGGCATGAACGCAACGATTCTTCACGACGCTGAGATCGGAGACTTTTGCATTATCGGCGCAGGCTGCCTGGTCGGCCAGGGGATGAAGATCCCGAACAGGTCTTTTGTGGTCGGCGTTCCAGGCAAGATCAAGGGTGCCCCGACGGAGCAGCAACTCTGGTGGGTGCAGGAGGGGTACAAGGAATATGCCGAACTCGCCCGGCAGTACCGGGAGGAGGGGCTATAG